The Hippocampus zosterae strain Florida chromosome 2, ASM2543408v3, whole genome shotgun sequence genome contains the following window.
GAACTCGTATTCTTGCATAACTGCCGTCCAAGACACAAAAAAAGCGGATGAGGATTTTGGGCGGCAAGCTGTCAGCTGAGCTCAAACGCCGCCTACTTGCTTGGCTCCGGCCACCGGGACAAACCGTGCGGCTaaagggggggggcgacatTTGCGCGCTCTTGAGCCGCCATTCATCGAGCGGCGCCTTTTTGGTGACCCGCCCGTATCCACTCGGCGGCGGCGGTTCGCAAGCGCGTGCCGCCGATGCTTTGTCATCGAGGAGCCTTCAAGGTTGCAAATATGTTCGACAAACAGTTTCTCCATCGCAAAGACATTTCAAACATGTTCGATGgtggcaaaaaacaacaactcctctttgcaaagaaaaaacatttgggaatGTCTGTTTGCAACACTGAATGAACTTTGGCCAAAAACTGCAGCAGTCGACTTGCCAACCTCCGCCGCACGGCAAGATACGGGCTCAAACACTGGTCGAAGATTTCGGGGCATGCGCCGTAAATACTCATTTCCCGGATATTGCTCGGAAAGGGCGAGAGTTTGGGTGCCGGGGTGAGCGGCCCGCGGCCAATTTTGGGGGCAAAGCGCCAAGTGTTCAGTGGCCGGACGGAGCAAGGTCAAGTCGCGAACGCGGGACTTACGGCGGGACAGCTCTGCACGTCCTGCTCAAACTGCGCTCGCTTGCTGGCCACGTCGAGCAGCCCGCAGCAGTTGAGCTGACTCTCCAAGTCCGTCTTGGTGTTGTTCTCCAACATCCCCCATGCGGAGTTCAAAAGCGCTTCCTGCCAACACAGAGCAAGGGGGTCTCGGCCTCGGACAATCAAACGGAGAGCGAGTGCGTCGGCAACGCCTTGAGAAAAGTCGCCTCTCGTCTTTGCTTACAACAAGAGATGTATGAAAAACCGCTCCGTAAGGGGTATCGCGATGCCAAATAAAAGGAACCGAGACGGCAAACGCCCAGCACAAAAACTTCCTCCCaaagccgaaaggagaagggACGGAGGCCGAGGCGACTCACCTGCTGGCTGCGGTTCATCGCCAGGCAGGAGCAGGAGACTCCAAATTGAAAGAGGAAGACGATGAAAAGAATTACCATGTACTGGCGAGGCGGGCGTCAAAGAAAGCAAAGCGCCAGCGCTCTGAATTTGCGGCGGCCCAGGCGGGCAAAGGATACGAAGAAAAGCAGGACTTGGTGGTGGCGAACGGCTCCGACCAGGCCCACCATGGCGATGAGCAGGAGGAAGACGCCCACGGCAATCACGCCGCCGATGATGTGGATGCTGGAGACCAGGCCGAAGCCCTTCCCCCACGCCGCCACGCCGATCAGCAGCAGGCCCACCAGCTGCGCGGCGCACAAAGACGGCGACTTAGCGAGAGCCGCCGGcccgctcacccccccccccatttcaacCCGTTAGCGACTTTTTTCTCTCGCTGACCGATGACATCATCCAGTTGCAACTTGACCTCAAAACTTCAgatggggttttgtttttgaccaTGTCAGATGGTGTCAGGTATACACACTTATCCTAATCCTTATCACACCGGC
Protein-coding sequences here:
- the LOC127596186 gene encoding tetraspanin-31-like → MVCGGFTCSKNALCSLNVVYMLVGLLLIGVAAWGKGFGLVSSIHIIGGVIAVGVFLLLIAMVGLVGAVRHHQVLLFFYMVILFIVFLFQFGVSCSCLAMNRSQQEALLNSAWGMLENNTKTDLESQLNCCGLLDVASKRAQFEQDVQSCPALCKNTSSCYTCGDMMLHHASEALKILGGVGLFFSFTEILGVWLAVRYRNQKDPRANPSAFL